TGTAAACCAACAgactatggaaaaaaattatccTAAGCCTTCCATCCTTTCATGAATCTAGCACGTTTCAGATCATGCTGTGTTAGCATCATGAGATGCTTGAGGTCTGGATCAGAAATGTAACTCACAGTTGTGTGAGCAGGATCCTAATTGTATTTACAAAATACGGTCCTAGAAAAATCCTGCAGTCTACTTTAGAATATACCCTTTGTGCCTCAATAGTACTTTGTGAAGTTGCTATGTTGTTGCcattggttggttttttttcattatgtatcactttttttttttctcaatccaGGCAGCTCTCATTGCAAACACAGATTTTCAAGTCACGGTCTGTGCATACAAGCTAGCTTGAGAGGATGTTCAAACTGCTGCTACATCTGCTTCTCCTGCAAAGTCTATAGCAGCTTCTGTATGATTCTCAGCATGCCCTCAAATAACCCGACCCATGTGATCGAATTAATTCTGGTTGGTTTTCCAGGTAAACAGGAAATcaagctgctgctcttttttaTGTTCTTCCTGGCTTATGTGCTGACAGTGACAGAAAATGCAATGATTGTTGTGCTTGTTTCGACAAATCTCCAGCTTCACAAGCCAATGTATGTTTTCCTGGGCAATCTTTCCTTTCTGGAGATCTGGTACGTTGCCGTCACAGTGCCCAAAGTGCTTGTGAGCTTGGTGACAAAGAGACAAGGCATCTCCTTCACAGGCTACATGGCTCAGCTATTCTTCCTGGCATTGGCCTGCAGTGAGTGCAGTCTCTTGGCTGTCATGGCCTACGATTGCTATGTGGCCATCTGCAACCCATTGCGTTACCCAATCATCATGGATCACACTCTTTGTGCGCGTCTGGCCATTTGCTCCTGGATGAGTGTCTTCCTGATTTCCATAGGGAAGGTTTACTTCATTTCACGTCAGACCTGCTGTGGGCCCAATGTCATCAACCACTTCTTTTGTGATGTCTCTCCCATACTGAAGCTAGCCTGCACCGACATGTCAGCAGCTGAGCCTATGGATTTCTTACTGGCCCTGCTCATCCTTCTTGTACCATTCATTGTGATTATGGTCTCCTATGTGTGCATCATCTCTGCTGTCTTGGGCATTTCCTCAGCCCAGGGGTGTTACAAGGCCTTCTATACCCATGCCTCTCACGTCTCAGTGGTCACGGTGTTCTATACAGCCTCCCTGTTTATCTATGCTAGGCCCCAAGCTATTGATTTCCTTCAGCTCCTACAAACTGGTTTCTGTGGTATACACTGCCCTGACACCCCTTGTCAACCCGGTCATCTATTGCCTAAGGAACCAGGAATTCAAAGTTGCTCTTAGGAATTTCATCTAGGGTCTTCCTTATTTATTTAACTCCCTTTCTACTCTGTAAAAGTGATTTCTACAGGTCATAATAAATTACCTAGTGTTCATCTCTAAGATTTGGGAGATTTGGGACATcctgaagaaagagaggagagagttCAGAGGAATGCGCACCACCTCCCATGAGGAAAGCAAGTGGTCGGGGGACAGAGCCTAACAACAGGGCAAAATGAAAATGAGGACATCTGCGGGTCTCAGAACCTGCTCCCAGTTTCTCTCTTCCTATCCCCGTCCAAGCCTTACTTAGTCTCAGAACCCTATCCAGATCTAAGGTCCCTAAGCTGGCAAtaactttttctctctgttcccacTAAAGATACTCTATTTAGTAGTACTAATTCTGAGAAGTCCTTAGGGTAACCTACACCTGTATCATAGAATCTAGAACAGAATCACAGAGTAATGTAGATTAGAAGGTAATCTAAGAGGTCTATAGGccaacttcctgctcaaagcaagccCAATTAGATCGGGAACTTGTTCGGGTGAGTTTGCATACCTCCAAAGATGTAAATGCCATCACTTAGCTAGGTCCCTTATTCCAGTGTCTGATCACTGTCAGGATCACAGAAAGGCTGAGCTTGGAAGCGacatctggagatcatctagtccagcgtTCCTGCTTGAATAAAGatcaactacagcaggttgctctgggtcatgtccagtcaggttttgaatatctccacagatgaagactccacaacctccctcaGAATCCCATTCCAGTGTTCAACAgccctcagagtaaaaaagatttttcttaggTTTAAAAGGAAtgtcctgtatt
The Calonectris borealis chromosome 22, bCalBor7.hap1.2, whole genome shotgun sequence genome window above contains:
- the LOC142091654 gene encoding LOW QUALITY PROTEIN: olfactory receptor 6B1-like (The sequence of the model RefSeq protein was modified relative to this genomic sequence to represent the inferred CDS: deleted 1 base in 1 codon), which codes for MPSNNPTHVIELILVGFPGKQEIKLLLFFMFFLAYVLTVTENAMIVVLVSTNLQLHKPMYVFLGNLSFLEIWYVAVTVPKVLVSLVTKRQGISFTGYMAQLFFLALACSECSLLAVMAYDCYVAICNPLRYPIIMDHTLCARLAICSWMSVFLISIGKVYFISRQTCCGPNVINHFFCDVSPILKLACTDMSAAEPMDFLLALLILLVPFIVIMVSYVCIISAVLGISSAQGCYKAFYTHASHVSVVTVFYTASLFIYARPQAIDSFSSYKLVSVVYTALTPLVNPVIYCLRNQEFKVALRNFI